The proteins below come from a single Halostagnicola larsenii XH-48 genomic window:
- a CDS encoding L-threonylcarbamoyladenylate synthase, producing the protein MPSSSLERAATAIRTGDLAVYPTETVYGLAGDALDADAVERVFDAKGRDRSKPVSMAVPSVPAALEHVRATTREREFMATFLPGPVTVLCRHREGVPDVLTADGDRVGIRVPDHRLALALCERAETPITATSANVSGRESARRVDELDPEIRERAAVVLDDGETEGTESTVVNVSSGEIHRRGALADEIERWLANN; encoded by the coding sequence GTGCCATCATCGTCTCTCGAGCGGGCGGCGACTGCCATCCGAACCGGCGACCTCGCGGTCTATCCGACCGAAACCGTCTACGGCCTCGCCGGCGACGCGCTCGACGCCGACGCCGTCGAGCGAGTGTTCGACGCGAAAGGACGGGATCGATCGAAGCCCGTCTCCATGGCGGTCCCATCGGTTCCCGCGGCGCTCGAGCACGTCCGTGCGACCACCCGCGAACGCGAGTTCATGGCGACCTTTCTGCCCGGCCCCGTCACCGTACTCTGTCGGCATCGAGAGGGCGTACCCGACGTACTCACGGCCGACGGCGACCGCGTCGGCATCCGCGTCCCGGACCACCGACTCGCGCTCGCGCTCTGTGAGCGCGCCGAAACGCCGATCACCGCCACCAGTGCGAACGTCAGCGGCCGAGAGAGCGCCAGACGAGTCGACGAACTGGACCCGGAGATCCGCGAGCGAGCCGCCGTGGTGCTCGACGACGGCGAAACGGAAGGGACCGAAAGCACCGTCGTGAACGTTTCGAGCGGCGAGATTCACCGACGCGGAGCGCTTGCCGACGAGATCGAACGGTGGCTGGCGAACAACTGA
- a CDS encoding type II toxin-antitoxin system VapC family toxin — translation MHDRDSARHDVALEAVTQAATGEYGRLFTSEYVYDETVTLVRQRTGQFSAAKQAGDRIRGVEPYPKTFEMLHVTEALFDRTLETFQRYDDQSLSFTDANSLALIKAYDIDAICSFDDDFDGLAERTDPASI, via the coding sequence CTGCACGACCGCGATTCTGCACGCCACGATGTCGCACTCGAGGCGGTAACACAGGCGGCGACGGGCGAGTACGGCCGGCTCTTCACGAGCGAGTACGTGTACGACGAAACGGTCACGCTGGTTCGCCAACGAACGGGGCAATTTAGCGCCGCGAAGCAGGCGGGGGACCGAATACGCGGTGTCGAACCGTACCCGAAAACGTTCGAGATGCTTCACGTCACCGAAGCACTGTTTGATCGAACGCTCGAGACGTTCCAGCGATACGACGATCAATCGCTCAGTTTCACCGACGCAAATAGTCTCGCTCTTATCAAAGCGTACGATATCGATGCCATCTGCAGCTTCGACGACGATTTCGACGGACTCGCCGAGCGAACCGATCCCGCTTCGATTTAG
- a CDS encoding YgaP family membrane protein, with protein sequence MDRNVGGADRLVRLVGGLVLLGYGYRNRAETIGALAFIAGSDILATAIIQRCPVNALLGIDTCDGE encoded by the coding sequence ATGGACCGAAACGTCGGCGGCGCGGATCGGCTCGTTCGCCTCGTGGGCGGACTCGTCCTGCTCGGCTACGGCTACCGAAATCGGGCGGAGACGATCGGCGCGCTCGCGTTCATCGCCGGGAGCGACATCCTCGCGACCGCGATTATTCAGCGGTGTCCAGTGAACGCCCTCCTCGGGATCGATACCTGCGACGGCGAGTGA
- the upp gene encoding uracil phosphoribosyltransferase encodes MPIDKRDNAYVVTHALAKDTLSRIRDVETEQVGFRKGLVKLGRICGYEIIDGRMETEYAEIETPLEPTMGERVKGLDNVVIINVLRAATPFVEGLLKAFPRARQGVISASRDEAAGQDEDGSFPITIDYVKLPEIHEEDTVIVADPMLATGSTMCAVLDHVVANSVDPEHLIVLSAVSAPDGLLRVDEEFEQVDLLTVSIDDRLDDDGFIVPGLGDAGDRAFRTT; translated from the coding sequence ATGCCGATAGACAAGCGGGACAACGCCTACGTCGTCACCCACGCACTGGCGAAAGATACGCTCTCGAGGATCCGGGACGTCGAGACCGAGCAGGTCGGGTTCCGGAAGGGCCTGGTCAAACTGGGCCGCATCTGTGGCTACGAGATCATCGACGGTCGCATGGAAACCGAGTACGCCGAGATCGAAACGCCCCTCGAGCCGACGATGGGCGAGCGCGTCAAGGGACTCGACAACGTCGTCATCATCAACGTCTTGCGCGCGGCCACTCCCTTCGTGGAAGGACTGCTGAAAGCGTTCCCGCGCGCGAGACAGGGCGTCATCAGCGCGAGCCGAGACGAAGCGGCCGGCCAGGACGAGGACGGCTCGTTCCCGATCACCATCGACTACGTGAAACTCCCCGAGATCCACGAGGAGGATACCGTCATCGTCGCCGATCCGATGCTCGCGACGGGAAGTACGATGTGTGCCGTCTTGGATCACGTCGTCGCGAACTCCGTCGACCCCGAGCACCTCATCGTTCTCTCTGCAGTTTCTGCGCCGGACGGCTTGCTCCGCGTCGACGAGGAGTTCGAGCAGGTCGATCTGCTCACCGTCTCGATCGACGACCGGCTCGACGACGACGGCTTCATCGTCCCCGGCCTGGGCGACGCGGGCGACCGCGCGTTCCGAACGACCTGA
- a CDS encoding CRISPR-associated protein Cas4, whose amino-acid sequence MSRVAFSDLRSAAYCPRKCYYDRRRDERDPPEAVASIRSLAFRYEQLLEADPSALAAEPIKPDPQSYQRTLRRTRSRLERAGRWVAICDPSAQSVLATGREVRGIVHKVLTEPLEPSIVSTGKPPDTGVWESQSVHAVAAAKALAWEHETPIEGVWLEYPAYGVVRRLEMTTRRKARYRQVLRTVRELDGPPARIRNDDKCAACEYAGECGVRTRTLRSLLGLG is encoded by the coding sequence GTGTCCCGCGTCGCCTTCAGTGACCTCCGCTCGGCCGCCTACTGTCCGCGAAAGTGTTACTACGACCGTCGCCGCGACGAGCGCGATCCGCCGGAGGCGGTCGCGAGTATTCGCTCGCTCGCCTTTCGGTACGAGCAACTGCTCGAGGCCGATCCGTCGGCGCTCGCCGCCGAACCGATCAAACCGGATCCGCAGTCCTACCAGCGGACGCTTCGGCGTACCCGCTCCAGACTCGAGCGCGCGGGACGGTGGGTGGCGATCTGCGACCCGAGCGCCCAGTCCGTCCTCGCGACCGGTCGCGAGGTTCGTGGCATCGTCCATAAGGTCTTGACCGAGCCGCTCGAGCCGTCGATCGTTTCGACGGGCAAACCCCCGGATACCGGCGTCTGGGAGTCCCAGTCGGTCCACGCCGTCGCGGCAGCGAAGGCCCTCGCCTGGGAGCACGAAACGCCGATCGAAGGGGTCTGGCTCGAGTACCCGGCCTACGGCGTCGTCCGTCGCCTCGAGATGACGACCCGACGCAAGGCCCGGTATCGGCAGGTGCTTCGAACCGTCCGGGAACTCGACGGGCCACCCGCCCGGATTCGAAACGACGACAAGTGCGCCGCCTGCGAGTACGCGGGCGAGTGCGGCGTCCGGACACGAACGCTGCGCTCGCTGCTCGGGCTGGGATAA
- a CDS encoding inorganic phosphate transporter, with amino-acid sequence MVDIATIGTFLVAALAALFMAWSIGAGSSGSTPFAPAVGANAISVMRAGFFVGLLGFAGAVLQGANVSEAVGNELIKGVTLTPIAAVVSLSVAATLVAIGVFAGYPIATAFTSTGAVIGVGLAMAGDPAWAKYTEIATLWVLTPFVGGGIAYTIARMLRDEPIREERLIIGLAALVGAVIANIEFAILGPAGEGRSLAQAIGGWVPLGPTPSVLVVTLVIAVLWGVVVGFDLDKGTERGERHFLLVLGGLVAFSAGGSQVGLAIGPLVPVSGDLEIPLIALLLGGGVGLLIGSWTGAPRMIKAISQDYSSLGPRRSIAALIPSFAIAQVAVLFGIPVSFNEIIVSSIIGSGYAASTAGGGVSARKMGYTVLAWVLSLAGSILVSFTGYWIISSLFL; translated from the coding sequence ATGGTCGATATCGCGACGATTGGGACGTTTCTCGTGGCCGCACTCGCGGCCCTCTTTATGGCCTGGTCGATCGGTGCCGGCTCGAGCGGCTCGACGCCGTTCGCTCCGGCAGTCGGTGCGAACGCAATTTCGGTGATGCGAGCCGGGTTTTTTGTCGGGTTACTCGGCTTCGCCGGCGCGGTGTTACAGGGCGCGAACGTCTCCGAGGCCGTCGGAAACGAACTTATCAAAGGCGTGACGTTGACGCCGATCGCCGCCGTGGTGTCGCTCAGCGTCGCGGCGACGCTGGTTGCGATCGGCGTCTTCGCCGGGTATCCGATCGCGACGGCGTTTACCTCGACGGGGGCGGTGATCGGCGTCGGATTGGCGATGGCGGGCGATCCGGCCTGGGCGAAGTACACGGAGATCGCCACGCTCTGGGTGCTGACGCCGTTTGTTGGCGGCGGAATCGCGTACACGATCGCACGAATGCTGCGCGACGAACCGATCCGCGAGGAGCGGCTGATAATCGGGCTCGCCGCACTTGTCGGCGCGGTGATCGCCAACATCGAGTTCGCCATCCTTGGTCCGGCGGGCGAGGGTCGATCGCTCGCACAGGCGATCGGCGGATGGGTGCCGCTCGGACCGACGCCATCGGTTCTCGTCGTAACCCTTGTGATCGCAGTACTCTGGGGCGTCGTCGTCGGGTTCGATCTCGACAAGGGGACCGAGCGGGGCGAACGACACTTCCTGCTCGTTCTCGGCGGACTCGTCGCGTTCTCGGCGGGCGGCAGTCAGGTCGGCCTCGCGATCGGACCGCTGGTCCCGGTCTCGGGCGATCTCGAGATCCCGTTGATCGCGTTGTTGCTCGGCGGCGGAGTCGGTCTCCTGATCGGGTCGTGGACCGGCGCGCCGCGGATGATCAAAGCGATCTCGCAGGACTACTCCTCGCTCGGGCCGCGTCGATCGATCGCCGCGTTGATCCCCTCGTTCGCGATCGCACAGGTCGCCGTGTTGTTCGGCATTCCCGTCTCGTTCAACGAGATCATCGTGAGTTCGATCATCGGAAGCGGCTACGCCGCATCGACGGCCGGCGGTGGCGTGAGCGCCAGAAAGATGGGGTATACAGTGCTCGCGTGGGTGCTTTCGCTCGCAGGATCGATCCTCGTCTCCTTTACCGGCTACTGGATCATCTCGTCGCTGTTCCTGTGA
- a CDS encoding redoxin domain-containing protein yields the protein MPDFDVVELGPTDHPEAGDDAPEFTRPLVNDEFWEDRSLSDLTGEDRVILVFTPMIGSYAAKYIWDELTERGWHERDVRVVGVSASSPYEHSSVIGVNEYPFDLFADPANGVAEAYGIAHNLDGMAGVSEPRPAFFAIGTDGVVEASWVATEWPEFPEYDDLEETLGLA from the coding sequence ATGCCGGATTTCGACGTCGTCGAACTCGGCCCGACAGACCATCCCGAAGCCGGAGACGACGCGCCCGAGTTTACCCGCCCGCTCGTCAACGACGAGTTCTGGGAGGACCGATCGCTATCCGATCTGACCGGCGAGGACCGCGTGATTCTCGTCTTCACGCCGATGATCGGCTCCTACGCCGCAAAGTACATCTGGGACGAGCTGACCGAACGCGGCTGGCACGAGCGCGACGTCCGCGTCGTCGGCGTCAGCGCCTCGAGTCCCTACGAACACTCGAGCGTGATCGGAGTCAACGAGTACCCCTTCGACCTGTTCGCCGATCCCGCGAACGGCGTCGCCGAGGCCTACGGCATCGCCCACAATCTGGACGGCATGGCGGGCGTCTCGGAGCCGCGTCCCGCGTTCTTCGCGATCGGTACCGACGGCGTCGTCGAGGCGAGTTGGGTCGCCACGGAGTGGCCCGAGTTCCCCGAGTACGACGATCTCGAGGAGACGCTGGGTCTCGCGTGA
- a CDS encoding DUF7847 domain-containing protein, giving the protein MVIVSAFKDGYAALRANPILLVAGLLVGAGSQLQYVSSLTDSPLLSAGASLAYLIVVPFALGGFIASAQAAIEGKETSLGQFIAAGRSYYVRLLLGTVLFVLVVGVTAIGFGFVSFILGIGSLALVLIHEMAAVIAGVGSILVWLLLILVVILFVQFYDAAIVVENESVIDSFRRSVHLVRSNLKSVTGFSLVWLVLLNVFLIPEYLLQLTLTDAGPTDVLPVDTGIPISILLPIGVFLSAVGFAYFYTVYTAYYLRLIDTSPATLETM; this is encoded by the coding sequence ATGGTAATCGTCTCCGCGTTCAAAGATGGATACGCCGCCCTCCGAGCGAATCCGATCCTTCTCGTCGCTGGTCTCCTCGTTGGAGCGGGAAGCCAGCTACAGTACGTCAGTAGTCTAACCGACTCACCCCTGCTTTCAGCAGGTGCGTCACTCGCCTATCTGATCGTAGTTCCGTTCGCTCTCGGCGGCTTCATCGCCAGTGCCCAAGCTGCAATCGAAGGGAAAGAGACATCGCTCGGTCAGTTTATCGCTGCAGGACGATCCTATTACGTACGACTGTTGCTTGGGACAGTTCTGTTCGTACTGGTCGTGGGAGTCACCGCGATCGGATTCGGGTTCGTCAGTTTTATCCTCGGTATCGGATCTCTGGCACTCGTTTTGATCCACGAGATGGCCGCTGTCATCGCAGGCGTCGGTTCTATACTCGTCTGGCTGTTGCTCATCCTCGTCGTGATACTGTTCGTGCAGTTTTACGACGCCGCAATCGTTGTCGAAAACGAGAGCGTTATCGACTCGTTCCGGAGAAGCGTTCACCTCGTTCGCTCGAATCTGAAAAGCGTTACTGGATTCTCGCTGGTGTGGCTCGTTCTGTTGAACGTCTTCTTGATCCCCGAGTACCTACTTCAGTTGACGCTGACGGACGCCGGGCCTACAGACGTGTTACCCGTCGATACCGGGATTCCGATATCGATCTTGCTCCCCATTGGGGTCTTCCTTTCCGCCGTCGGCTTCGCGTACTTCTATACGGTGTACACGGCATACTACCTGCGTTTGATCGATACCTCGCCCGCCACTCTAGAAACGATGTGA
- a CDS encoding (Fe-S)-binding protein yields the protein MKIVAQADASREMYLGLHGVEKLLFYFLVSVVLFVFAYGVYRRVSRYTDGDDEPLARLNDLPNRIVSAAKIVLSNEKQFNRDLYGGLMHSFIMWGFLTLFIATSIIAFESYGTDLLFDFQFWEGDFYLAYQFMVDAMGLLFVVGIGMAIYRRYWVRNHRLWGRHTSIEDDIFIWTLFGLGVGGFLLEGFRIYITGMPDHEIVSFVGYGLAMLFGAVGVPTTEAATNPGTYQALGVFGANAETLHWLTWWSHSLLALGFIAWIPYAKPFHMLSSFANVITRDEKAGARLPGVPADLDATNAEDIDDFTWKDILDQDACTKCGRCSSVCPAKASDRPLDPRNVILDLKSYREDLEAGGEEKPIIADGGTSVINTETMESCMACMACMDACPVEIEHLSSFTKLNRQMTDQGDVSSSMQDVFQNVMQDGNTFGNSQRNRADWADDLEFDITDAREEHVDYLWYVGDYPSYDERNKQVARSLATILQEADVSFGILFEDEKYDGNDIRRVGEEFLYIELAGHHVESFEDCEFEKIVCTDPHSYNTFKNEYPEVDFEEFADDPIMPFEYDDHWNADGDVDVLHWTQAVEELVTDGNLELSGTELEYTVTYHDPCHLGRYNDEYEAPRELIRATGCELEEMPRNRSNSFCCGGGGGGLWMDFEEEPKPSEERLREALEDTDAGAGVEKFVVACPMCMTMYEDGRKTGGFEDDIEVVDIAELIVEAIGEEERAGLEITA from the coding sequence ATGAAGATTGTCGCACAGGCGGACGCCTCGAGAGAGATGTACCTGGGGCTTCACGGCGTCGAGAAGCTCCTGTTTTACTTTCTCGTCTCGGTCGTCCTCTTCGTCTTCGCCTACGGCGTGTATCGCCGAGTCAGTCGATACACCGACGGCGACGACGAGCCACTCGCGCGGTTGAACGACCTGCCGAATCGGATCGTCAGCGCAGCGAAGATCGTCCTCTCGAACGAGAAGCAGTTCAACAGGGACCTCTACGGCGGGCTGATGCACTCGTTTATCATGTGGGGCTTTCTGACCCTGTTCATCGCGACGAGCATCATCGCCTTCGAAAGCTACGGCACCGACTTGCTGTTCGACTTCCAGTTCTGGGAGGGTGACTTCTACCTGGCCTACCAGTTCATGGTCGACGCGATGGGACTCCTGTTCGTCGTCGGCATCGGCATGGCAATCTACCGCCGGTACTGGGTCCGCAATCACCGCCTCTGGGGTCGTCACACCTCGATCGAGGACGATATTTTCATCTGGACGCTGTTCGGATTGGGTGTGGGTGGCTTCCTCCTCGAAGGATTCCGTATCTACATCACCGGCATGCCCGACCACGAAATCGTCAGTTTCGTCGGCTACGGCCTCGCCATGCTGTTCGGTGCGGTCGGCGTGCCCACGACCGAAGCGGCCACGAACCCCGGCACCTACCAGGCGCTTGGCGTCTTCGGCGCGAACGCCGAAACCCTCCACTGGCTCACCTGGTGGAGCCACTCGCTGCTCGCGCTGGGGTTCATCGCGTGGATTCCCTACGCCAAGCCGTTCCACATGCTCTCGTCGTTCGCGAACGTCATCACGCGCGACGAGAAAGCCGGCGCACGACTCCCCGGCGTTCCGGCGGACCTCGACGCGACCAACGCCGAGGACATCGACGACTTCACCTGGAAGGACATTCTCGACCAAGACGCCTGTACCAAGTGCGGCCGCTGTTCGTCGGTCTGCCCCGCGAAAGCCTCCGACCGCCCGCTCGATCCCCGAAACGTTATCCTCGACTTGAAATCCTATCGCGAAGACCTCGAGGCCGGCGGCGAGGAGAAACCGATCATCGCCGACGGCGGCACCTCGGTGATCAACACCGAGACGATGGAGTCCTGTATGGCCTGTATGGCCTGTATGGACGCCTGCCCCGTCGAGATCGAGCATCTAAGCTCTTTCACCAAGCTCAACCGCCAGATGACCGATCAGGGCGACGTCTCGAGTTCCATGCAGGACGTCTTCCAGAACGTCATGCAGGACGGCAACACGTTCGGTAACAGCCAGCGCAATCGGGCCGACTGGGCCGACGACCTCGAGTTCGATATCACGGACGCCCGCGAAGAACACGTCGACTACCTCTGGTACGTCGGCGACTACCCCAGTTACGACGAGCGCAATAAGCAGGTCGCCCGCTCGCTGGCCACGATTCTGCAGGAGGCAGACGTAAGCTTCGGCATCCTCTTCGAGGACGAAAAGTACGACGGCAACGACATCCGCCGGGTCGGCGAGGAGTTCCTCTACATCGAACTCGCGGGCCACCACGTCGAATCCTTCGAGGACTGCGAGTTCGAGAAAATCGTCTGTACGGATCCCCACTCCTACAACACGTTCAAAAACGAGTACCCGGAGGTCGATTTCGAAGAGTTCGCCGACGATCCGATCATGCCCTTCGAGTACGACGACCACTGGAACGCAGACGGCGACGTCGACGTGCTCCACTGGACCCAGGCCGTCGAGGAGTTGGTCACAGACGGGAACCTCGAGCTTTCCGGAACCGAACTCGAGTATACGGTCACCTACCACGATCCGTGCCACCTCGGGCGGTACAACGACGAGTACGAAGCCCCGCGCGAACTCATCCGCGCGACGGGCTGCGAACTTGAAGAGATGCCCCGCAACCGCTCGAATTCGTTCTGTTGTGGTGGCGGCGGTGGCGGGCTCTGGATGGACTTCGAAGAAGAGCCCAAACCCAGCGAAGAACGCCTTCGCGAAGCGCTCGAGGACACCGACGCCGGCGCAGGCGTCGAAAAGTTCGTCGTTGCCTGTCCGATGTGTATGACGATGTACGAGGACGGGCGCAAAACCGGCGGCTTCGAGGACGATATCGAGGTCGTCGATATCGCCGAACTGATCGTCGAAGCGATCGGCGAGGAAGAGCGGGCGGGTCTCGAAATCACGGCCTAA
- a CDS encoding glutaredoxin family protein has product MSAPSEPAITLYRLQACPFCERVVALLEEYDLEYASRYVEPMHSDRDVVKRVAGVRSVPVIVDEETGVTMAESANIADYLEHTYGSNQNASAGVAGGDD; this is encoded by the coding sequence ATGAGCGCACCGAGTGAGCCAGCGATCACCCTGTATCGACTCCAGGCCTGTCCGTTCTGTGAGCGCGTCGTTGCCCTCCTCGAGGAGTACGACCTCGAGTACGCCTCGCGGTACGTCGAACCGATGCACTCCGATCGCGACGTCGTCAAGCGCGTCGCGGGCGTGCGATCCGTTCCCGTCATCGTCGACGAGGAAACTGGCGTGACGATGGCCGAAAGCGCGAACATCGCCGACTACCTCGAGCACACCTACGGCTCGAACCAGAACGCCAGTGCCGGCGTCGCGGGAGGTGACGACTGA
- a CDS encoding DUF5828 family protein — MEESISGFKVRGDWATVVEHGERVTRALRDAGVHDPDHDYGARFARAFEEWEEWRPKAHETLERDVSEKTADQASVEEGKGEKAGKDPDEDIKTAGEKLSESYEQLEEDDAEAAVDNWKESIDYVARAADSASRKALRRVEDTVYQNVMTQLAPYYFDNELISANIQQSARGADNGESFVFEINVNDDELKDDVSDSLADYEDEVDRWHVVTEKDTEAAEAIEGAEPPPEPDDNSKSTTN, encoded by the coding sequence ATGGAAGAAAGCATCTCGGGTTTCAAAGTCCGCGGTGACTGGGCGACCGTCGTCGAACACGGCGAGCGGGTCACGCGCGCACTGAGAGACGCCGGCGTCCACGACCCCGATCACGACTACGGGGCGCGCTTCGCTCGAGCGTTCGAGGAGTGGGAGGAGTGGCGGCCGAAGGCCCACGAAACGCTCGAAAGAGACGTCAGCGAGAAAACCGCAGATCAGGCGAGCGTCGAAGAAGGAAAGGGAGAAAAGGCCGGAAAAGATCCCGACGAAGACATCAAAACGGCGGGCGAGAAGTTATCGGAATCCTACGAGCAGCTAGAGGAAGACGACGCCGAAGCCGCCGTCGACAACTGGAAAGAGTCGATCGATTACGTCGCGCGAGCCGCGGACTCGGCGAGCCGGAAGGCGCTCCGACGAGTCGAGGACACCGTCTATCAGAACGTGATGACCCAGCTCGCGCCCTACTACTTCGACAACGAACTCATCAGCGCCAACATCCAGCAGTCGGCCCGCGGTGCCGACAACGGCGAATCGTTCGTCTTCGAGATCAACGTCAACGACGACGAGCTCAAAGACGACGTCTCGGATTCGCTCGCGGACTACGAGGACGAGGTCGATCGGTGGCACGTCGTCACGGAGAAAGATACGGAAGCTGCAGAAGCCATCGAGGGCGCGGAACCGCCGCCGGAGCCGGACGACAACTCGAAATCGACGACGAACTGA
- a CDS encoding hemolysin family protein — MALSPFLEIMLATYEVPAVGLEIDQSTVTILGTLAVVVLIALSAFFSSSEIAMFSLPKHRVEGMVEEGIPGASRVKALKEDPHRLLVTILVGNNIVNIAMSSIATTLLGFYFGGLTAVLMATFGITAVVLLFGETVPKSYAVEKTESWSIRVAKPLKGTEYMLYPLVVLFDYLTRQINRLTGSSGAIETPYVTRDEIQEMIESGEREGVIEEDEHEMLTRIFRFNNTIVKEVMTPRLDMTAVPKDADIDEAIETCIQSGHARVPVYENSLDNVLGVVHIRDLVRDLNYGETQVEDLEIDDLIQPTLHVPESKNVDELLTEMRENRMHMAIVIDEFGTTEGLVTMEDMIEEIVGEILEGGEDLPVEEIDDRTVLVRGEVNIEDVNEALEIELPEGEEFETIAGFIFNRAGRLVEEGEELTYEGIRIAVEGVENTRIMKARLQKLEVPAEGADEESADADAIEE; from the coding sequence ATGGCGTTATCTCCGTTCCTCGAGATTATGCTCGCAACATACGAGGTTCCGGCGGTCGGACTCGAGATAGATCAGTCGACGGTGACGATTCTCGGCACCCTCGCGGTCGTCGTCCTCATCGCGCTGTCGGCGTTTTTCTCCTCCTCAGAGATCGCGATGTTCTCGCTTCCGAAACACCGCGTCGAGGGGATGGTCGAGGAGGGCATTCCGGGCGCGAGTCGCGTCAAGGCGCTCAAGGAAGACCCACACCGACTGCTGGTCACGATTCTCGTCGGAAACAACATCGTCAATATCGCGATGTCCTCGATCGCGACCACGCTGCTCGGCTTTTACTTTGGCGGGCTGACGGCCGTCCTCATGGCGACGTTCGGTATCACTGCGGTCGTCCTGCTGTTCGGCGAGACCGTTCCCAAGTCCTACGCCGTCGAGAAGACCGAATCGTGGTCGATCAGGGTCGCGAAACCGCTGAAGGGGACCGAGTACATGCTCTACCCGCTCGTTGTCCTCTTCGATTACCTCACCCGCCAGATCAACCGGCTTACGGGATCTTCGGGGGCGATCGAGACGCCGTACGTGACCCGTGACGAGATTCAGGAGATGATCGAATCCGGCGAGCGCGAGGGCGTCATCGAGGAAGACGAACACGAGATGCTGACGCGAATCTTCCGGTTCAACAACACGATCGTCAAGGAAGTGATGACGCCGCGACTCGACATGACGGCGGTGCCGAAAGACGCCGACATCGACGAGGCGATCGAGACCTGTATCCAGAGCGGCCACGCTCGAGTACCGGTCTACGAGAACAGCCTCGACAACGTCCTCGGCGTCGTCCACATCCGGGATCTCGTTCGGGATCTCAACTACGGCGAGACGCAGGTCGAGGATCTCGAGATCGACGACCTCATTCAGCCGACGCTTCACGTCCCCGAATCGAAAAACGTCGACGAGTTGCTGACGGAGATGCGCGAAAACCGGATGCACATGGCGATCGTCATCGACGAGTTCGGGACCACGGAAGGGCTGGTGACGATGGAGGACATGATCGAGGAGATCGTCGGCGAGATCCTAGAGGGCGGCGAGGACCTCCCCGTCGAGGAAATCGACGACCGAACCGTCCTCGTCCGCGGCGAGGTGAACATCGAAGACGTCAACGAAGCCCTCGAGATCGAACTTCCCGAGGGAGAGGAGTTCGAAACGATCGCCGGCTTCATTTTCAATCGGGCCGGCCGACTCGTCGAGGAGGGCGAGGAACTCACCTACGAAGGGATCCGGATCGCCGTCGAGGGCGTCGAGAACACCCGAATTATGAAAGCCCGACTGCAGAAACTCGAGGTACCTGCGGAGGGTGCAGACGAGGAGAGTGCGGATGCGGACGCGATCGAGGAGTAA
- a CDS encoding type 1 glutamine amidotransferase has product MSQLRIAVLNAAQEDANTTRNFRRELEASLVEFDVCNGEIPDTVAFDGAVVTGSRSSVYWDEEWIGPVKEWVGEAIDAGVPFLGICWGHQLLADVLGGTVADMGAYEIGYSEIEHTGSSRLFDGIDAEFTAFTSHSDEVAELPPGADPLAENDYSNHGFRKGRVFGVQFHPEYDQKTARELVKRKDLSDERRESVLEEITDENYGRACQAKLVFENFLEYVREVRLEDAGGRTSRDASA; this is encoded by the coding sequence ATGAGTCAGCTCCGCATCGCCGTCCTCAACGCCGCACAGGAGGACGCGAACACGACGCGAAACTTCCGACGCGAACTCGAGGCCTCGCTGGTGGAGTTCGACGTTTGTAACGGCGAAATTCCCGATACCGTCGCGTTCGACGGCGCGGTCGTCACCGGCTCGCGCTCGTCGGTCTACTGGGACGAGGAGTGGATCGGCCCCGTCAAAGAGTGGGTCGGCGAAGCGATCGACGCCGGCGTTCCCTTCCTCGGGATCTGCTGGGGACACCAGCTCCTCGCGGACGTGCTCGGGGGAACCGTCGCGGATATGGGTGCCTACGAGATCGGCTACAGCGAGATCGAACACACCGGCTCCTCGAGGCTCTTCGACGGCATCGACGCCGAGTTCACCGCCTTCACGAGCCACTCCGACGAAGTCGCCGAGCTGCCGCCGGGTGCCGACCCGCTGGCCGAAAACGACTACTCGAACCACGGCTTTCGCAAGGGCCGGGTCTTCGGCGTCCAGTTCCACCCCGAGTACGACCAAAAAACCGCCCGCGAACTCGTAAAGCGGAAGGATCTCTCCGACGAACGCCGCGAGTCCGTCCTTGAGGAAATCACGGACGAGAACTACGGGCGGGCCTGTCAGGCGAAGCTGGTCTTCGAGAACTTCCTCGAGTACGTCCGCGAGGTGCGACTCGAGGATGCTGGTGGGAGGACGTCTCGAGATGCATCCGCTTAA